The genomic segment CCACATAAAGGGCTTCTCAGTATGAGTCCATGTGGCTGGTAACAGCAGGTTCCACACACTGCTTGTGGCCACAGATCTCATGGCTATCCCCATCACAACGGGATTCCAAAACGAGGCCACTCTGTCCTACCCAGTGGTCCACGGGCCAAATGTTGCAAGGCTTTCATGAGACACGGCAGAATTCTTCCTCCATCTCAGACAGGAGCAAATGGGGCCAGACACATAGGGAGAGCCTGTTGAAACCTAAACCCTGAGCCTAAAACTATGCCTTGTACTTTAATCCTCACAGAAAAGTGGCTCCAGAACTTGGCCTCAGGGCAGGCGGGAGCAGCTGCAGAGTCCACAGCAGGAGGAGGTGGGCAACAGCCCCTCATCAGACCAGATTATGTCCCCCAGCAGTACTTCAGCCAGCACAAGAACAAATACCATCTGAAGAACATGCTCTCATACGAAAAAAGGAAAACCTCTGACCCAAGAAATCAGACTGATTACCTATGATACATACTCGGTGCATTAATGAGCTCATGTGGTACTCCTCATGCAGAAATAGGTCACCAAAAGGATAGGGGCAGCCTCTAATGTCATTTTCAGTTAACATTCCTTTACTTTCATGAAGTTGAGTTTCAAGCATGTAAAAATGATTGCATAGTTTTAAGGTTACAAGTTACATTAatttttacctgatttttttttaacaaaatactaaACTGCAGgttaaaaagaaagtgaaacaagTTTACAATGCTCAAAAGAGTTGTGTGGTAAATCTGGGGAGTATCTATTTACTTGTTCTATTCAGTGAGGGACATAAACCCTTTCAAATCATCAATGAGGGACATAAAGCCTTTCAAGTAATCAATGCGGCTTCCCAAAGAACCCTAAGCACAAAAGCAAACACCCAAGAACTAAAACAACAAAGCAAAGTTAAAGCTTGAAGAATTATAGAAACACACATTAGAGGCTAGAAAATGCATCTTAACGTTTGCAGGGATACCTTTGTTAGGTATAATCGAACATTTCcctcctcttttattttcattacgGGCAGACCAACATTTCTTCTCTGTCCCCACCCTCTCCTCACTGATGCCCGGCCCTTTCTGGCCCCCTGCCAGAGGACTCTCGGGGAGGTGTGTGCCCCCGGGACGCCGCACACTGTCAACTTACTCTgagctgctgttgctgctgtggcTCAGAGGGTCAGTGGGACGGCTAGAGTCTAGGACGTGGATTCCCAGGGAGTTGATCGCTCGCATTAAAATAGTCACCATTGCCTCTACTGGAAGCTTCTCAAGAACAATCACTCGACAGCGGCTCAGAAGAGCAGCGTTGACCTGGAAGGAAGGGTTTTCAGTGGTTGCCCCAATCAGAGTGATCGTGCCACATTCCACGTGAGGAAGGAAAGTGTCCTAATCAtgggaggaaaacagaaaaaagtgatTCCAGTCAACAGCCACCGGCAGAATCCTATGTAAGTTGGCTAtccattcctttcttttcctcatttttctctctcgAGTTCAGGAATAGCAGCAGCCTTATATTCATTGAATATGGACGCAATATTTGGGGGAGTACGACTCTTGCTTTTAAGTCTAAAACACATCTTCTGGAATGACTGTCTACGCCTGATCTCTTGCTGCTACGTAGACTAATAGCTTTAAGTAGAATTCTAACTTAGTTTCAACATAAATGATTTCTTTACTCAGAAAAGCATCTTCTACCCAAGGCTGAACTGGCACATAGCTTGTATGTAACAGCTATTTATTTACAGACgagaaagaacacacaaaaacatTAACACTTTCAGAATCTTATTCCACTGCAAGTACTCAATCATAGTATTATTCCTGACAAAGTTGGTCATTATGCTgttttatgggaaaaaaatactAAGATGAGCCAATGGTCCAGTATGACACCTAGAATGCTAACATTCCATCAGAACTTTAAAAGGGTCTGTTTATTAAAAAAGGTTCAAAAAAGGCTTAGTAGAGTTTTGTGAAACAGTCTGTGTATGATTAAAAAGTTGCAACAAAATACACTAAAAAGTTACGCctaaactttattttgtttttatttagagTATAGCTCCCAGATCTTAGCCTGGTAAAattttaatgtctatttttttaaatcccaaagTGGCTTTGTTTATAAAAACAGCTTGTGccttttatttcagaaagccattTAAATAAACAGTAATCATTAGCTCTTCCAACACTCACCTTGAAGAGAGCTTAGAGTTACAGAAAATAcagattaattttgaaaataaaaatactgttaaagaaatttttaaaaacctgttaaaataatgatcttaaaatcattattttactGTTCACAATGACTCCTAGTATTTAGattaaaaactttgaaaactggaaaatttgaTTCAAAGCTGCTTTTCTGATATGTATAGCTCAGGGATATACCAAACATTTCATTTATCAGATAGAGAAAGCATTTTCTTATGACCAAAAAACACTAAGTATGGGGAAATAGGCTTGAAGGAGATGGGTTGACAAGCCTATGCTTCTTTGTAAACAAAGCTCACAATAATAAGTCTCTAGCATTTGTATAGTGATCTCACATACTTTATATTCTGTTTGATGTTCACAACGACTAAAAGGTAGAAGGAAGTTAATATACCTGCTGAGATTTATTGAACCGATGAATCTCATCAATAAAAAGGACggttttccttttgaaaaagcTCTTTTCATTTTGAGCTTGTTTTATGACATCTCGCACATCATTTGTCTTGGCATTTGTTGCAGACAATGTCACAAACCTTATGCTATGTTTCTTGCTGTTGTTGGCTATGATGTGAGCCAGAGTGGTCTAGAAAAGATGACATAGATAGAGTTTGAAAAGCTGGTAAGACACAGAGAGACCAGCACCCATGGGAACTACTACAAGCAGCATCACTATTTGCCAAACGACTTGAACTCTGAAGAATGCTTAGCAGCACAGATACAAGTAAAAATACCACAGTacatttacaaacaaaaaaacaaaaaccaacattataaataaaacaggaaagtAGCTAAACCTTAGGCTAATCCTGACCTTTTCTCCTCTGTCCCTAACTACCTTTGATTCCTTTTTGGGGGACTCATTAAGATCTCTGGAATCCCAGTAAAGAGCAGCTGTCTTGATTTAGCAGAGTGACAGCTGTGACCTCTCACCAAAGAGAAAATTCTCCTTCCTCCAGCCAAGACAGCGCTGCTGCTGAAGGACCTAGGTGCAGAGCTCATCACAGAACCACAACTGGAAGCTCAGCACAGCTGAGAAAAGGAGGGTGAGGGAGCATCTGCCTTGAGACCAATGACATCCACCCAGCATTTGAGATGGCTGCAGGCCATTTCTGCATGTTCACTCTGGTAGGAGATGAAGGGCAGCACTGGGGTCACATTAGCACTTACTAGAAAACCAAGGAGACCCAAGTAAAGCACTTCTTGGGTGCTCGACAAATATGTATATGCTGTTATTAATATgaatgttgttattgttattagcACTAAAGgatgagaataaagaaaaacgGAAGACTGTTTAATGAGTGGGACGAATCTGCACCTGAATGGAAAGGTGgcacttttgttttctaaaagttgTAGAGCACCCATTCTGTGGCTGCTTCTTTACCAAATCCCTGCTAGCCTGCCTTTTGGAATCAGGTTAGGATGTCACAGATGCCTAGGCTTGCAAATGACCAACGCCCACCTCACTGAGCAGCCTGAACCACCCAAACCTCTTGCCTGGCATCTGGTAGGTGGGATGAGCTCACCCACTCGTCTCCCTAAAGACCTTCTTGCTGTCTGGGGCCACCAACAGCTGATTATCCATTCTCATGATCGTATGTAAAGACTTCCCAATTACTAAGAATGATACTGTTCAATCCCTTAAATGGGGTTAACAACTAAATCCATGGGGACAGACGTCAACAATTTGACCACCATCATCATAAAATCTTATTTGGGATAGATCTGGTTTATTCCTGGCCAAAGGGAAGGCATGAGTGCGaacaagaaggcagaaaaagggcAATTCATTCCAGGAACTGGAGTTTAAgggggtgtgggggtgtggtTAAGTTGTGGGAGATaaagctggaaagaaaaataggagaaaaatcaTAAAAGCCTTGTGTGCAAAGGAGTCTGAATCTCAAAGCTACAAGAACTCTCTACAGTTTGACCCCTGaattctccctttccctccctgatGCTGGTTCTCCCTTATTCTGGATAAAAGAGCATCCTGTACTTAAGCACTTCTTAGCTTTCTCTGTTTTCTGGCTCACCTCCTCCATTTTTTCTCAAGTGTTTTTCCAATGACATGCTTTCTAGACTCACAATATCCTAACTGCCCTCGTCTGGACTTGTGCTAACCCCTCACGAAGGGACATAGAACTGGACACCAAAATGCACGGATATTTCTTCTCTAGAGTACAAGGCATTATGAGAAAAGTTACGGAAATACCGGATGAAAATGACTTGCAGATGAAAAAGTTTTTATGTTAGTTTTGTAAATATATGTGAgtatatttagtaaaataaatatatcctcAAGAATAtaagaatgttaaataaacatattctcaagaataaataaataccagtCTGTTAAACCAACAActagaggaaagggaaggaagcacAACAGAATTCGTTTTTTTTTCAAAGCTGAAACCGTTTTACGTACAAACGGAATATACACGTTTCTTTACAATTTAAACACGCTGATTCCTTGCGAATTCGGTTACTAAATCAAAGTCTGGGGAGAGGGCGGGGAGAACGATAAAGGCAGATCAAATCTAAGAGTCCATATCTTGTAAAACTATGGATTCACAGACATCGTCCTTTTGAAAACCCGGCAAGCCTGCCTTCCGAATCTGGGGGTGTGTACCCTTTTCACGCCCATCACAGACTCCACCTGTGGACCAGGCActgccccagcccagcctgcGTCTGCACCCCTGGGCCCTCTTATCCAGGAGAGTCAGGCGGCTTCTCCGGGGGACAGCACACCCGGCTCTCCGACCGTCAGCTGCATCCACCGCCGAGTGAGCGACGGAAGCCCCGCGGCCAAGGCTGCACTCACCTTGCCGCAGCCCGGCGGCCCCCACAGGATAAGCGAGGGGATTTCGTTGGTCTCCAGCAGCGAGCGCAGCAGGGTATCCTGGCCCACGGCCCTGCTCTGCCCGAAGTAGTCCTGCAGCGTGTCAGGACGCATCGTGTCGGCCAGCGGCTTGCCCTGTAGCATCTGTCGGATCTCCTCGGCCGCCAGCGCCCGGGGGTGCGGGCGGCCCCCGCCACTGGCCCCAAAGGCGGTGGCGGCTTCGGCAGCGTCCGCGTCCCAGTGCCCCGGGTCGTCCTCGCCGTCCGCGTCCGCGTCAGCGTCCCCGTCGCCATCGcccacagcctcctcctcctcctgcgcCTCCGCCTCGTCCCAGCTGCGCGGAGACGCGCTCCCCGCCGCGGCGGCGGCCGCCGGCCTCTTCCCCGACCCCTTCCTCCCGGGGCTGCTGGAGCGGGCCACCGGGAAGTCCGGGATGAGGCGGGCGCCGCTGGGCGTGGGCGGCGCGTCGTAGCTCTCGCGGCTCTCGGTCTCGCCGCCGTCGTCGCCCTCCTCGCCTTCGCCCTCGCTGCTCTCGGCTGCCGTCGGGGTGGCAGGCTGCTTCAGCGCCGAGCTCTCGGACAGACGCCGCCTCTTAGCGCCGGGCGGCGAGGGCCCCTTGGCCCGCTCCCCGGCGCGGTGCGACCCGGCCGCGGGTTCCGCGTGCCCCGCGGGGTGGAGCAGCAGACAGCGGTCCAGGTGCGAGTTGATGTGCGCGGCGGGCATCATCTGCTGGCACACGGGGCACTGCACCTGGTGCAGCTGCGAGAGGAAGGGGTCGTCTTCCGGCCCGCTCACCTCCATGGCGGCCGCCGCCCTCCCCGGCGCCAGGCGCTGCCGCAGCAGCCCGTGCACACGCCGAGGCCTCCGATGCCCTCCGCTAGGCCCAGCGCCGCGCGACCCTCGCTCGGGGAGCCAGCAGGACGCTCGCGGGCCGGGGGAGGGCGCCGCTCATGCCTCACGTCCGCAGCTCCCGCGTCCGCCCGCCTTCGGCCGGCCGCTGGCAGCGCCTCGCGCGGCGTGTCGGGAAGTGTAGTCCGCGGCCGTTTGCCCCGGAGGCGGCGCGCCTCGCGCGGCATGTAGGGAAGTGTAGTCCGTGGCCGTTTGGCCCAATCGCCGCCGATAATACCTCGCGTGGCACTTCGGGAAGTGTAGTCCGCGGCCATTCGCCCCAGCCGCCGTGCGTCCTTTTCCGACTCAGAACAGCCTTTGTGAGGGGTCGCGGGGCGAGCGTGGTGCGCGTGCGCGAGGTTCGCGGGGGAGGACGCCGCTGTCTCCCTGGGCCTGCGAGGCGCGCGAGGGCGGGCGGGAGCCGCGGACTGCGCGCGGTTGTTGGAGCGGCGAGTGCCGCTTTCCTGGCTTTCCTCGCCGGGCTGTGGAATGGGCCTGTGGGGACGAGCAGGAGGAGGCCGCGGCGGGTCGTTTGTAACGAAagggaaatgggggaaaaaaCCCGAAAGCCCCCAATAGAAAACCAGTTTTCTATTGGACCTGAACAGcagaagaaatacaaacaactacGCGGGTGAAAGAAATGCTCACCTCAGTAGTGGtcagagaaaagtaaataaaggGTCTCTCGCCCCCTTTTAGGTTTGTTGGCCTTTTAGTCAAGGGCGGTTCACCTACAGCGCGCTGCGAGCCAAGAGATGCTTCTCGCGGGCCGCTGTGTCATGGTGGCAAATCGGAAGCACCAGCCTCTGTCTCCTTAGCAACCCAATGATGGGAGGTACCCGTGTGCAATTACGTCGTAGACAGGGatagaaatggaaagaatatCAGATTAAAACAAGTGTGGTATTCTGCGTCTTTGAATGAATTACCGTgttctgtgattttattttctgcttttctgtgaATCTCCCGTTTTAAAACATGTATCTTAAACATGCATTTTTGGTAACTAGAGGAGGTAAATGAGGGAGAATGAAGACTTTTCTGAAATTTGGCAAAAgtggaatttttatttaatctggGCAAAGGCagattctgttgcccaggctggagtgcagggtcgCGACCGGAGCTCACcacagctttgaactcctggacgcCAGGGACCCTCCCGCCTTAGCCTTTGGAGTCGTCAGGGTTATaggctgagccaccacgcctggcttgatGGTTAAGAGTTTTTCTAACTAAGAAAGTTAGGCTCAAAAATAAGATGAATAGAAACGCTAGAGAAACAAGTTAAACTTTCTTTAATCGTCATATAATTTGAAATCGTACAAAAAGAGCATctggagctttttaaaattatcattattattattatttttttttttttttgagacgcaatTTCCctttagttgcccaggctggagtgcaatggcgcgatctcggctcgttgcaacctccgcctcccgggttcaagtgattctcctgcctcagcccccagagtagctgggattacaggcacccgccacctcgcccaacttattttttgtatttttagtagagactgggtttctccatgttggtcaggctgatctcgaactcccgacctcagttggtccacccaccttggcctcccaaagtgctgggattacaggcatgagtcaccgcaccgggccatgagtttttatttttatttgtccccCAGAAGGACCATCACAGGAGCATCACAGAAGCAAGTACTTCTTGGAAAAGAAGTCCTAGAGCCGACCTCAAAACAGGTTTTCAAGAAAAGTGTTACTAAATTTGGAAATACACTACactgattttaaacatttatagaaatatatgGACACATGATCACTCTTAACCCAtccaaaaaattttaacataGTGACAACAAACTAGACAACTGAAGTTTCTTGAATCTCTTTTAATAAATGTAAGgcctaaaatttctttttttaaaaaaataatacatgctatG from the Macaca mulatta isolate MMU2019108-1 chromosome 4, T2T-MMU8v2.0, whole genome shotgun sequence genome contains:
- the WRNIP1 gene encoding ATPase WRNIP1; this encodes MEVSGPEDDPFLSQLHQVQCPVCQQMMPAAHINSHLDRCLLLHPAGHAEPAAGSHRAGERAKGPSPPGAKRRRLSESSALKQPATPTAAESSEGEGEEGDDGGETESRESYDAPPTPSGARLIPDFPVARSSSPGRKGSGKRPAAAAAAGSASPRSWDEAEAQEEEEAVGDGDGDADADADGEDDPGHWDADAAEAATAFGASGGGRPHPRALAAEEIRQMLQGKPLADTMRPDTLQDYFGQSRAVGQDTLLRSLLETNEIPSLILWGPPGCGKTTLAHIIANNSKKHSIRFVTLSATNAKTNDVRDVIKQAQNEKSFFKRKTVLFIDEIHRFNKSQQDTFLPHVECGTITLIGATTENPSFQVNAALLSRCRVIVLEKLPVEAMVTILMRAINSLGIHVLDSSRPTDPLSHSSNSSSEPAMFIEDKAVDTLAYLSDGDARAGLNGLQLAVLARLSSRKMFCKKSGQSYSPSRVLITENDVKEGLQRSHILYDRAGEEHYNCISALHKSMRGSDQNASLYWLARMLEGGEDPLYVARRLVRFASEDIGLADPSALTQAVAAYQGCHFIGMPECEVLLAQCVVYFARAPKSIEVYSAYNNVKACLRNHQGPLPPVPLHLRNAPTRLMKDLGYGKGYKYNPMYSEPVDQEYLPEELRGVDFFKQRRC